The Allofrancisella frigidaquae genome has a segment encoding these proteins:
- a CDS encoding GNAT family N-acetyltransferase — translation MNIKIRHEQLADQELIYKLISNCFESGDEEKLVRLLHTDHQNLISLVAELDNQIIGQIILSKMSQDGIPNIDIYGLAPMCVSPNYQNLGIGAKLVEQVIQEAKKCNIDAIFVLGHPNYYPRFGFKPATEYNVKCEYDVPADVFMVLDLSGKLKKLHGKTVYYAEEFKEIF, via the coding sequence ATGAATATAAAAATTAGGCATGAGCAACTTGCAGATCAAGAGCTTATATATAAGCTTATTTCTAATTGTTTTGAAAGTGGTGATGAGGAAAAATTAGTCAGACTATTACATACAGACCACCAGAATTTGATATCTTTAGTTGCAGAGTTAGATAATCAGATTATTGGACAGATAATTCTTTCAAAAATGTCTCAAGATGGTATTCCAAATATAGATATATATGGATTAGCTCCAATGTGTGTATCTCCAAATTACCAAAATTTAGGAATTGGAGCAAAGCTAGTTGAGCAAGTTATACAAGAAGCAAAAAAGTGTAACATTGATGCTATATTTGTTCTAGGGCATCCAAACTATTACCCGCGATTTGGTTTTAAACCTGCTACAGAATACAATGTAAAATGTGAATATGATGTTCCAGCAGATGTATTTATGGTTCTTGATTTGTCTGGTAAATTAAAGAAGTTACATGGCAAAACAGTTTACTATGCCGAAGAATTTAAAGAAATATTCTAA
- a CDS encoding ArsR/SmtB family transcription factor, producing the protein MDLVQMQKNASKAADMLKAISHESRLLILCLLTKGEMSVGELAKYFDLSQSAFSQHLSVLRKKGLVKVRKESQVCFYSIKDKGVAKILEALHSVYCEDK; encoded by the coding sequence ATGGATTTAGTACAAATGCAAAAAAATGCTAGTAAAGCTGCTGATATGCTTAAAGCTATTTCACATGAATCAAGATTGCTTATTTTGTGCTTACTTACAAAAGGTGAGATGTCTGTAGGTGAATTAGCTAAATATTTTGATTTAAGTCAATCAGCCTTTTCACAACATTTATCAGTACTTAGAAAAAAAGGCTTAGTTAAGGTCAGAAAAGAATCACAAGTTTGTTTTTATAGTATAAAAGACAAAGGTGTAGCAAAGATATTAGAAGCTCTGCACTCAGTTTATTGTGAAGATAAGTAA
- a CDS encoding rhodanese-like domain-containing protein, producing MHKVEKISVREFLDLQKKEKVKLIDIRTPHEHKRECIDCAENIMIDDIYDADIKSDEVVVLHCQSGNRTNQAADKVSGLKAKKVYLLDGGINSWKQHKQPTQKNVKEPFPIMRQVQIVVGFMVLLGVVLSFTVSQYFAILSGFFGAGLLFAGLSGTCALANILELLPYNKKAK from the coding sequence ATGCATAAAGTAGAAAAAATATCAGTAAGAGAATTTTTGGATTTACAAAAAAAAGAAAAGGTTAAATTAATAGATATTAGAACACCTCATGAGCATAAAAGAGAATGTATTGATTGTGCTGAAAACATTATGATTGATGATATTTATGATGCTGACATTAAGTCTGATGAAGTCGTAGTACTTCATTGCCAATCTGGTAATAGAACTAATCAAGCAGCAGATAAAGTTTCTGGACTTAAAGCAAAGAAAGTTTATCTTTTAGATGGTGGTATAAACTCATGGAAACAACATAAGCAACCAACTCAAAAAAACGTAAAAGAGCCTTTTCCAATTATGCGTCAAGTGCAAATAGTAGTTGGTTTTATGGTGCTATTAGGGGTAGTATTGTCATTTACAGTGTCACAATATTTTGCAATTTTAAGCGGTTTTTTTGGAGCTGGCCTTTTGTTTGCAGGTTTGTCTGGCACTTGTGCTTTAGCAAATATCTTAGAGCTGTTACCGTACAATAAAAAAGCTAAATAG
- a CDS encoding MBL fold metallo-hydrolase — protein MIFRQLFDIDTFTYTYLIASGEGREAIIIDPVDTQLGKYHKLFDELDLKLVAAIDTHVHADHITALGLLRESTACKSVMGAHTKAECVSVKIKEGEAVNFDGMKLKAIYTPGHTDDSYSFILGDKLFTGDTLFVRGTGRTDFQHGDSFAQYDSINNKLFKLPDETIVYPGHDYNGFTSSTIGEEKRFNPRLQVKSAQEYAELMANLNLPNPKYMDVAVPANLKCGLVK, from the coding sequence ATGATTTTCAGACAATTATTTGATATAGATACTTTTACGTATACTTACCTTATTGCATCAGGAGAAGGTAGAGAAGCTATTATAATAGATCCAGTTGATACGCAGTTAGGTAAGTATCATAAACTTTTTGACGAGCTAGATCTTAAACTAGTTGCTGCAATTGATACACATGTACATGCTGACCATATTACAGCACTTGGTTTACTAAGAGAATCAACAGCTTGCAAATCAGTAATGGGAGCACACACAAAAGCAGAGTGTGTTTCTGTGAAGATAAAAGAGGGTGAAGCTGTAAACTTTGATGGTATGAAGCTAAAAGCTATATACACCCCAGGTCACACAGATGACTCTTATAGTTTTATTCTTGGAGATAAACTTTTTACAGGTGACACTCTATTTGTAAGAGGTACTGGTAGAACAGATTTTCAACATGGAGACTCTTTTGCTCAATACGATAGTATAAACAACAAACTTTTCAAGCTTCCAGATGAAACTATAGTTTATCCTGGACATGATTATAATGGCTTTACATCTAGTACTATTGGTGAGGAGAAGAGGTTTAATCCGAGATTACAAGTTAAATCAGCACAAGAGTATGCAGAGCTTATGGCAAATTTAAATCTACCAAACCCTAAATATATGGATGTTGCTGTTCCAGCTAATTTAAAATGTGGTCTGGTGAAGTAA
- a CDS encoding sulfite exporter TauE/SafE family protein, whose amino-acid sequence MSLIIFGLICGIALGLTGGGGSILAVPLLTYGVGLDFHSAITISLLVVGFTAIFGLVINLKNHDLNYLAAFIMIVTGVMFAPVGSYLSQALTDQTLMLSFSVLMVVIGVWSLIKSKIISDTHSICKSIGIRCITALLLSGAIVGTLTGFFGVGGGFLIVPALMFITGMPIKRAINTSLLVIFVVSISGFISHYDLDSMNWYVAILFIVGSVTGMVLSTKLKKKLNDKILQKIFAIMLVALGLVIYFIN is encoded by the coding sequence ATCTCATTAATAATCTTTGGTCTTATTTGTGGTATAGCTCTTGGTTTAACAGGTGGAGGGGGTTCTATACTAGCAGTGCCTCTTTTAACTTATGGTGTGGGACTAGACTTCCATAGTGCTATAACCATATCATTATTAGTTGTGGGGTTTACTGCTATTTTTGGACTGGTTATAAATTTAAAAAATCATGATTTAAATTACTTAGCAGCATTCATTATGATAGTTACAGGTGTAATGTTTGCACCTGTGGGTAGTTATCTTTCTCAAGCTTTAACTGATCAAACTCTAATGCTTAGTTTCTCTGTACTTATGGTAGTTATAGGTGTTTGGAGTTTAATAAAGTCAAAAATTATCTCTGATACGCATTCTATATGTAAGAGTATCGGTATTAGATGCATTACAGCGTTACTTTTAAGTGGAGCTATTGTTGGGACTTTAACAGGTTTTTTTGGAGTTGGAGGAGGGTTTTTAATTGTTCCAGCTTTGATGTTTATAACAGGCATGCCAATTAAGAGGGCTATTAATACATCACTACTTGTTATTTTTGTAGTTTCAATATCAGGGTTTATTTCACACTATGATTTAGACAGTATGAACTGGTACGTAGCAATACTATTTATAGTTGGTAGTGTTACTGGTATGGTTTTATCAACTAAGCTTAAGAAAAAACTAAATGATAAAATTTTACAAAAAATATTTGCTATTATGCTGGTTGCATTGGGTCTAGTGATTTATTTTATAAATTAA
- a CDS encoding 2OG-Fe(II) oxygenase: protein MSNLLPINPLFEKVITDFFNEGYCVIDNWLSKDETSLLTAELAQLYQEDCFRKSAIGNKLNETVKRSIRSDFIYWLDETKHAQSFFQKINNFIEYINKTCFAGIVTKEFHYAIYPKGAFYKKHLDTFQNDDRRNISIVCYLNDAWQESYGGELKLYLPNGNLNIYPACSKIVIFNSKKIEHEVKTILSEVKRLSITGWLKTS from the coding sequence ATGTCTAATTTACTACCTATAAATCCTCTTTTTGAAAAAGTTATTACAGACTTTTTTAATGAAGGTTATTGTGTCATAGATAATTGGCTTTCTAAAGATGAGACTTCTCTATTAACAGCTGAATTGGCTCAACTCTACCAAGAAGATTGTTTTAGAAAATCAGCAATAGGTAATAAGCTAAATGAGACAGTTAAAAGATCTATCCGCAGCGATTTTATTTACTGGCTAGATGAAACAAAACATGCTCAATCATTTTTTCAAAAAATAAATAACTTTATAGAATATATAAATAAAACTTGCTTTGCTGGCATCGTTACAAAAGAGTTCCATTATGCAATTTACCCCAAAGGTGCTTTTTATAAAAAACACCTTGATACTTTCCAAAATGATGATCGTCGCAATATATCTATAGTGTGTTATTTAAATGATGCTTGGCAAGAATCTTATGGTGGCGAACTTAAGTTATATCTTCCAAATGGAAATTTAAACATCTATCCAGCTTGTAGCAAGATAGTGATATTCAATAGTAAAAAAATAGAACATGAAGTTAAGACTATTTTGTCAGAAGTTAAAAGGCTCAGTATAACTGGTTGGTTGAAGACTAGCTAG
- a CDS encoding YcgN family cysteine cluster protein produces MHKWWQEIKLKDMTSEQWESVCDRCGLCCLNKLQDHDTDEVYYTKVSCKLLDTSKCQCYMYEKRKQLVPECINLTYKQLKSHAYKWLPNTCSYKLLLEGKDLPEWHHLNTGSTEQMHKQKKSAKHFAISEYELDVDEYLDDFIIKLDN; encoded by the coding sequence ATGCATAAATGGTGGCAAGAAATTAAGTTAAAAGATATGACTAGTGAGCAGTGGGAATCTGTATGTGATAGATGTGGATTATGTTGTTTGAATAAACTACAAGATCATGACACTGACGAGGTCTACTACACTAAGGTTAGCTGTAAGCTTTTAGATACATCAAAATGCCAATGTTACATGTATGAAAAAAGAAAACAGCTAGTACCTGAATGTATAAACCTAACCTATAAACAACTAAAAAGTCATGCTTATAAGTGGCTACCAAACACTTGTAGCTACAAGTTACTTTTAGAAGGTAAGGATCTACCAGAATGGCACCATCTAAATACTGGCTCAACTGAACAAATGCATAAACAAAAAAAATCAGCTAAACATTTTGCTATTTCAGAGTATGAACTAGATGTGGATGAGTACTTAGATGATTTTATAATAAAGTTAGATAACTAA
- the nusB gene encoding transcription antitermination factor NusB: MKTTARARNNARLYTVQALYQKKVADNTFDELKVQYFSDNAERHQTDWNLFYRLIDSAESNEETIQEHIKQSSKDGIDSINYVDLAVLQSAVAELIECLENPYQVIIKEYVEIAYSMGTEEGYKFVNAMLQKLAKTIRGEE; this comes from the coding sequence ATGAAAACTACAGCAAGAGCTAGAAATAATGCTCGTTTATATACCGTACAAGCTTTATACCAAAAAAAGGTTGCAGATAATACGTTCGATGAATTGAAAGTTCAATATTTCTCTGATAATGCTGAAAGGCACCAAACAGATTGGAATCTGTTTTATAGACTTATAGATTCTGCAGAGTCGAATGAAGAAACTATACAAGAGCATATAAAACAAAGCTCCAAAGACGGTATAGATTCAATAAACTATGTTGATTTGGCTGTATTGCAGTCTGCTGTTGCAGAACTTATAGAATGTTTGGAAAATCCATATCAAGTAATTATTAAAGAATACGTTGAAATAGCTTATAGTATGGGTACAGAAGAAGGGTACAAGTTTGTTAATGCTATGTTACAGAAATTAGCAAAAACTATTAGAGGTGAAGAATAA
- a CDS encoding amidohydrolase, translating to MNKLKVAIIQSDIIWGNKELNYTKLEQKIATLDQEMDLIVLPEMFNTGFIMNPTNEASFQEDIVNWMYNQVKDRNSAIVGSAATFADNKIANRLYFVTSEKEVYTYDKNHLFIYAGEDKKYTKGNQRKIIQYKAFKILLTVCFDLRFPVFNCNNNEYDILLNVACWPESRREHWQALLKARAIENQAYVVACNRVGKDPNFSYAGDSMIVDYNGGILAYQEYKETVLIAELNKNEQVQHREKFNFLSSQDNFILHL from the coding sequence ATGAATAAACTAAAAGTTGCAATAATACAGAGTGATATAATTTGGGGTAATAAAGAGTTAAACTATACAAAGCTAGAGCAAAAAATAGCCACTCTAGACCAAGAGATGGACTTAATCGTATTACCTGAGATGTTTAATACTGGTTTTATTATGAACCCAACTAATGAAGCTAGTTTCCAAGAAGATATTGTTAACTGGATGTACAATCAAGTAAAAGATAGAAACTCTGCTATCGTTGGAAGTGCAGCAACATTTGCAGATAATAAAATTGCTAACAGATTATATTTTGTAACCTCTGAAAAAGAAGTATACACGTATGATAAAAATCATCTTTTTATATATGCAGGTGAAGACAAAAAATATACTAAAGGAAACCAGCGAAAAATAATCCAATATAAAGCTTTCAAGATACTTCTTACAGTTTGTTTTGATCTACGCTTCCCCGTATTTAACTGTAATAATAATGAATACGATATTTTACTAAATGTAGCTTGCTGGCCTGAATCGCGGCGTGAACATTGGCAAGCTTTACTTAAAGCTAGGGCTATAGAAAATCAAGCATATGTGGTAGCTTGTAACAGAGTTGGTAAGGATCCAAACTTCAGTTACGCTGGAGATAGCATGATTGTCGACTATAATGGTGGAATATTAGCTTATCAAGAATACAAAGAAACTGTACTTATTGCTGAATTAAATAAAAACGAGCAGGTTCAACATAGGGAAAAATTTAATTTCTTATCTTCCCAAGACAATTTTATTCTTCACCTCTAA
- a CDS encoding aminotransferase class I/II-fold pyridoxal phosphate-dependent enzyme translates to MIQPKSYIDTSPSVYGKFAVMAAEYNAISFTQGAPDFDTPEWLIDRTNFYMQQGKNQYSPIPGTLVLRKAVIQKTKSCYDVDIGIDNVAITVGAIEGLFAAITAYVEKGDEVIMFDPVFDAYVGLTKLNQGKPIRLNLLSDGKIDLQALANAITDKTKIIILNSPHNPMGSVISKEEYLEFAKIIKDKNILVIADEVYEHIYAGEVFTSALEIPGLRDKLIVLQSLGKTYNLTGWRLGIAIAPSEIIKNILAVKQFSTFSAVHPMQLALAEGILEHPEYYQNLHKLYKKQNSLLRQHLKGSQFKLLEWHGSPFQMLDYTNISNENDSEFATRLITEYGVGLIPVSSLFEKPKNGLLRLCFAKKDNAIIKGAKILSKI, encoded by the coding sequence ATGATCCAGCCAAAATCATACATTGACACCTCACCGTCCGTATATGGAAAATTTGCTGTAATGGCAGCTGAGTATAATGCAATTAGTTTTACCCAAGGAGCGCCTGATTTTGATACTCCAGAATGGTTAATTGATCGTACAAACTTTTACATGCAACAAGGTAAAAACCAATATTCACCAATTCCTGGTACCTTAGTATTACGTAAAGCTGTAATTCAAAAGACCAAAAGTTGTTATGACGTAGATATAGGCATCGATAATGTCGCTATTACAGTTGGGGCTATCGAGGGGCTATTTGCAGCTATTACAGCATATGTAGAAAAAGGCGATGAAGTAATAATGTTTGACCCTGTATTTGATGCTTACGTTGGGTTAACAAAACTCAACCAAGGCAAACCAATAAGACTAAACTTACTGTCAGATGGAAAAATAGATTTACAAGCTCTAGCAAATGCAATTACCGATAAAACTAAAATCATTATTCTTAACTCTCCTCACAATCCTATGGGAAGTGTTATCTCAAAAGAGGAATATTTAGAATTTGCTAAAATCATTAAAGATAAGAATATCTTAGTTATAGCTGATGAAGTTTATGAGCATATTTATGCTGGTGAAGTTTTTACTAGTGCTTTAGAAATTCCTGGACTTAGAGATAAACTAATAGTGTTACAATCTCTTGGTAAAACTTATAATCTAACAGGATGGCGTTTAGGAATTGCAATAGCCCCTAGTGAAATTATAAAAAATATTTTGGCAGTAAAGCAGTTTTCAACTTTTTCAGCAGTCCACCCTATGCAGCTAGCCTTAGCTGAAGGGATTTTAGAACACCCTGAATACTACCAAAACCTTCATAAACTTTATAAAAAACAAAACTCTTTATTACGCCAACATTTAAAAGGTTCTCAATTTAAGCTTTTAGAATGGCATGGTTCACCTTTTCAGATGCTGGATTATACCAATATCAGTAATGAAAATGACAGTGAGTTTGCTACAAGACTTATTACAGAATATGGTGTTGGACTAATACCAGTATCCTCACTTTTTGAAAAGCCTAAAAATGGTTTACTTAGATTATGCTTTGCTAAAAAAGACAATGCTATTATAAAAGGAGCAAAAATCCTCTCAAAAATCTAA
- a CDS encoding proline--tRNA ligase: MKASQTIITTTKELPKEAVLISHQYMLKAGLIKKLASGIYTWLPVGLKVLQKIQDIVRQEMNKSGASELLLPSVLPSELLQETHRWSKFGPELLKLKDRHDRDFCYGPTHEEPIVDMARDTIKSYKQLPLNLYQIQTKFRDEIRPRFGVMRAREFIMKDAYSFHENSQCLHTTYQQMYQTYCNILDKIGLEYRPVKADTGAIGGDNSHEFQVLANAGEDIICYSNSSDYAANIELATYAKPDFSKKEVSKNPIKKIYTPDIKTIESLCKKMDFDIKQTVKTMIIKDAKNNFFALVIRGDHELNETKINKLEQIVAPYTLATKEEIFSIFNANPGSLGINNCPIPIIADYSAVAITDLCCGANEDDYHLKNVNWDKDVTNYQVADIRNVVAGDISPDGKGTLELTNGIEVGHIFELEDVYSKPMNANIIGQDGKSKPMLMGCYGFGVSRVIAAAIEQSHDDKGIIWPEAITPFLVTILPINYNKSAQVKEVADKLYQDLISNGIDVLLDDRGNRPGVMFADADLIGCSHHVIIGDRLLEQNLIEYKNRKTQEKQEISIEQLKEILKVYYYSYSS, from the coding sequence ATGAAAGCATCTCAAACTATTATTACTACTACAAAAGAGCTACCTAAAGAAGCTGTACTTATTAGTCACCAATACATGCTAAAAGCGGGCTTAATCAAAAAACTTGCGTCTGGAATATATACTTGGCTACCAGTTGGGCTAAAAGTACTACAAAAAATCCAAGACATTGTTCGTCAAGAAATGAATAAATCAGGAGCTAGCGAATTACTATTACCAAGTGTGTTACCTTCTGAACTTTTACAAGAAACTCATCGTTGGAGTAAGTTTGGTCCTGAGCTTCTAAAACTAAAAGATAGGCATGATAGAGATTTTTGCTATGGTCCAACCCATGAGGAGCCTATTGTAGATATGGCTAGAGATACGATCAAAAGTTATAAGCAGCTACCTTTAAACCTATATCAAATCCAAACAAAGTTCAGAGATGAAATCCGTCCTCGTTTTGGTGTGATGCGTGCTCGTGAATTTATTATGAAAGATGCTTACTCTTTTCATGAAAATAGCCAATGCTTACATACTACTTATCAACAAATGTATCAAACTTACTGTAATATTTTGGACAAAATCGGTTTAGAATATCGTCCTGTAAAAGCAGATACAGGTGCTATAGGTGGTGATAATAGTCATGAATTTCAAGTTCTAGCAAACGCTGGTGAAGATATTATTTGCTACAGTAATAGTAGTGATTATGCAGCGAATATTGAGCTAGCAACTTATGCAAAACCAGATTTTAGTAAAAAAGAAGTTTCTAAGAATCCTATAAAAAAGATTTATACTCCTGATATCAAAACTATTGAAAGCCTATGTAAGAAGATGGACTTTGATATTAAACAAACCGTAAAAACTATGATTATCAAAGATGCTAAAAACAATTTTTTTGCGTTAGTGATACGTGGTGATCACGAACTTAATGAAACTAAAATAAATAAACTAGAGCAAATAGTAGCACCGTATACTTTAGCCACAAAGGAAGAGATTTTCTCAATTTTTAATGCTAACCCTGGTTCACTTGGTATAAATAATTGCCCTATTCCGATAATTGCTGATTACAGTGCTGTAGCAATTACAGATCTATGTTGTGGTGCTAATGAGGACGATTATCATCTTAAAAATGTAAACTGGGATAAAGATGTAACGAACTATCAGGTTGCTGATATTAGAAATGTAGTTGCTGGCGATATCTCACCGGATGGTAAAGGTACCTTAGAATTAACTAATGGTATAGAGGTTGGCCATATTTTTGAACTTGAGGATGTTTATTCTAAACCGATGAATGCTAATATTATTGGGCAAGATGGCAAATCTAAACCTATGTTAATGGGCTGTTATGGATTTGGTGTATCCCGGGTTATAGCTGCAGCAATAGAACAATCTCACGACGATAAAGGAATCATCTGGCCAGAAGCTATAACCCCATTTCTAGTAACTATATTGCCTATCAATTACAACAAATCTGCGCAGGTAAAAGAAGTTGCTGATAAACTTTATCAAGACCTAATTTCCAATGGAATAGACGTACTCTTAGATGATCGTGGCAATCGCCCAGGAGTAATGTTTGCTGATGCTGATTTGATTGGTTGCTCTCACCATGTAATAATTGGTGATAGACTTCTTGAGCAAAATTTAATTGAATATAAAAACCGTAAAACTCAAGAAAAACAAGAAATCTCTATTGAACAATTAAAAGAAATTCTAAAAGTCTATTACTATAGTTATTCCAGCTAA